The Polyodon spathula isolate WHYD16114869_AA unplaced genomic scaffold, ASM1765450v1 scaffolds_3768, whole genome shotgun sequence region AACAGTCCAAACCTATTAATTACATCCGAGAATGATTTTTAACAGCAGTGGTAAACAGGCAACCGTCCTGATACATCCGGTGTAGCGCGTATACTagccacagattttttttatttatttattttttattcaaccaAATCTATCTAGTTCATCATTTCATTATACCTGTTACACCTGTTGTAAAACAGccctcaaggttttttttttttttaaactttagtgCAAACAGTAAAAGCCAGGTCTCATACTGATCCAacactactgtatttttattgcttAATTAGTATGTACATGAATACTGAcactattataatacattcactaACACCTAATATACATTTCATTTCTACTGAGattgtttttttacagcaagtGAAGTACTTAAAGTTAATTACTAGCAACCAGAATACTTCAAATAATTTTTGTGAAGGGAATTAAAACAACCTAAACATTCCTGTAAAATTAAGAGAACAATAAACTATCAACATATCATTACTTTTTTTGTAGCACCTGCATCTGAAAACTATATTGACTAAAGGGCATTTTTATAAACAGACTCTTTTTTTCCCCGAACATATACATATTTGGGCTAGTTAAGTTTTCTTTGGTAACTGTAATACTTAAAAAAGAGCAATACACAAAATGAACGTTTGcccaaattaattaatgaatacaCATTATGGTCTACTTAAAGAAACATGttaaacaatgcaataaaacacaaatacataaaaatgtaagatACAACACAACTATTTTTGGGTGactacaaacaaaaagaaaaaaaaaaaagccatgtatACTGTACACAGAAATCAATTTGCAAATCTCTGCATACCCTTTAATATACACTTTTCATACAAAAACTGTATTTGCCTTACAGTGGCACGACTTTTCAAAGTTAACTTTATCGGTCGGCCCACAGAACCAAATCAAATAATCTGGTGATCTATACCagacaacagaaataaaaatatatacattatgtgAGCACTTGGTATTTTCAGGATCAATATATACAACATACATAaaacacaggggaaaaaaaatccctgaaATAGATAAAATGCCTTTTTATCAAAGCTtatgtaaagaaaaatgaatgtctTGTGCACAAGCCCAGTTTAACCACAGCGTAACTATTAAGgctttagattatttatttattttaaaaggtcagGGTCCAGGTGGCGTTTCATTTTCTTCACTTTTCTTTTGCAACAGCAATTTGTTATCAGGGGTTCCATGAGATGAAAGCTGTATTAGAGAGGACGGACCAGCACTCAGCACGGTGCTGGACAGCCCACTACTCACTGCATGAAAAAAACCCAAATCAAATTAGAATCGCAAGTTCAAGATTATTCAAGAAGTAACAATCAGAAGAAGCAAGGCATTAGTATGGTTAATGCAAGACAAatacacagttttgttttaattattaaggAAGACTGttcacatttaaagaaaaaaatcatcaCAATTAGTAAAACGTTACTTATTAGTTTACATATACATATCAGGTGGTCAAAAGTTTATCACCACCTAGAATTGTAGggctgagacaaaaaaaaaaaaaaaaactaaaaaaaaaaactatatgaacataatttagatctttttattaacatcataaatcaaagaaactacaaaattgaaTCGTAGGTGTCTGCCAGAAGCCACATTAGTAGAACTtcagatttctaaatgtcacatttttcaatttgtcagttttccattaagtaaatatatggaaaactacaaagcggtatgtaaatttaatatgttaatgtaacattattcagcaggttttatttgactttatgaagcaaaattagttacttctatagggtgatgcaagaAGTAGCTTTTACTTTACAAGATGCATGATATTGGTACTAGTGTAACTTGTTCATCCCTCACTATGTCAATGAACAGGTTTGACAAGTTTCACACCTTTTTTTCAAACCAGAGCCTAGAACTGCAGCCAGTTTCCCTTGTATCGGAGACCTGTTTTCCTGAAGCTAAGGTTAAAGATGTACTTATGAGTTACATAGCATTGAGGGATATTCCTTTAGCTTCTGAGCATAACATCCTAGGGAGGTTACTAGAGTTTTTAATCCACTGACGTACGGGTCTGACTCTTCAAACTCTAGTTCTTGAGTTATCTTAagctattttctttaaaacagaatGCAAATTAATCTGAATAAAATACTTACCAACTGATGCCCTGTCTGCAGCCTTCTTATTTGCAGAGTGTGAAAATGGAGACGGCAGAATCTTTGCAGGAGTGAATGTATTCAGTGATGTTTTACGGTTTGTTATTCCACTGTAACTTACAGCTGAAGCTAGAATAAACCACAcagtaacataaataaatataatatatatatatatatatatatatatatatattaatgatcaAAATATTTTGGTATAgctttataattttttatttatataaataaatattaggatGATGGAAAGAAGGTCCACTGATTTCTAACTGCATGATATACCAAACACATATGTACTATCTACTAACATGTGCACACATTTTAAATCTAACTACCTGGGGAAGGAGTTGGCGTTTCCAAGAACATTTCGCTGGATGATACAGCAACAGAAGACAAAAACTCATCCACTTGCTTAAGTGATAAGGAATTGTGCAGGGTCTCAAGCGGGCAAATCGAAGGCACCATGGAATACAACTCAAAACCTAAAAGAAATCATTTTAATAGATTAACACAAATGACTTGACGGATGAAGGCgtacgcacgcatgcacacacacgcacacacacacacacacacacaccacacacacacacacacaaatagccAATGCATGCATGATCACGTAGCACATTATTTAATGTAGCAGCAGGCAAACTATACACAACTGTTTATGAAATTTTTCTATTTTAGGCACTCCAGTGTATCGGAAAAAGTAATCCACTAATGTTTCAAATATCTAGGTTGATATACAGTACTTCAAACCAAAATACTCAAAACATACACTGTCTATCAGCTATGCCTTGGAGTTTATACTTAATGCAGGTTAGTTCTAACTTTATACTATAATCAGGAATGTGTTTTCACTTACCTCATTTCTTAGAATGCTATTGTATTTttcattagaattttttttaaagattaaaacatattctatttgtaaatgtttaaataggATCTTAAAAGCCCCCTTGCAACATCATAATAAAGAAACAGAATCTACAAGAAAAATGTAGTATAATAAATGCAACAGGTAAAGTATCTAAAGATAGGAAGTTAAGAAGATTTCTACATTTTCTAAAGTAAACGGGCTATTTGGCATATCAACATAATTGCATTTGTATTGCTATAAATTAATAACCTTTCAATTGTGATTAATCTAACACCACAAACAAGATGTTTCGAACAAATTGCCTAAATATAGTGTATATGTATTTGGATAggaacaaattaattttatttatttatttattttttaatttgcttagAAAGTACCAACTGTAGTACATTGGGTAATAATTAATTATCCAGCAATGTCTCTAAAATGTTAATAATAGCTCTGCAGCACAAGAATTAGCTATGGTAAGCAGAAATTGAAGAGAGAATCTAAATTGTAAACCAAGACCCTGCAAATATGAGCTTCTCCTCCATTTTGAGTGAAAGTAAAACAGGGCTTGATTTtaaaccacatgacatgaagctgttctctgattacTCAGTTGTGTAGCTGTCACGTCACGAATTCGCAAAAACAGGACCAGGTTCTAATCCTCCCCCATCGCTCGTGTTGGAATTGTGTCACGGCAACACCACTTGGGCGTTAAGGGCGCTATTGAAAAGcataggttttattgattttctcgaGTCGCTTTGTGGTGTCGCTCTtggcatcgcgtctggtgtgtaagggccttTAGTCCCATTTCGATTCTCACTACAGAAATGATTATTTATGCACAGACATGTTTCATTCACATGTGACTGGGAAAATTACTTTATTACTTTACAGTATCTTGAGGTACATAAACATAATTTTATACTACGAACATCTGAAAATTGacgtgtaaattaaaaaaaaatcacatagtaTAATGGCACTTATGGAAAGTACTTAACCAATTTTTGAAAATACATGCCTTTGTGTCATAATAACATAACAAatatacagttgtattttattaaatattacatgtaCCAGCTACAAAATGCCCTTTCATCTGCAGAATGTTTTGGTTAAAAGACAAATCTATAAGACAGCAGTAATCAGCAACATGTCATTTCTGATGGTTCCTAAGGAAACCAGCCTCAGGCAATGACATTATTGTGTTGTTGTATAATTTCTGTAAAATTAACCTACCCCATATAATATGTGAGTAAATCAGAaccatttacattgttttaaagcaCATAAAAACATTGTGTACAGGCTCTTgcactaatattttttttacttggaaacgttcccatttttaaaaacataaatcctCTGCTTTGTAAGATAAAGTAAGAGTTCAATGGCTTTAGCTGGTCAGTAGTTTTAGCTGCCCATCTTTGTGAAAGAATAAATTTCAACAGCAGGTTATGTGTATGGCAGTCTGTTCTAATGGATTAAACATAACCTTTTCTTATTGACATGTTTCTAGACTGTTAAAAGAAACCAACAATAGTCTAGAATTTCACAGTAATATCAAACCTTATTTAACCCATCTACATCACTCATCAGTTACAGCTTTGTGAAAGGAACTATTTACTGTAAGATAGTTGGAGAGTGTTGTTTAGTGTAGAACAGAACATTATACATGTACGAGATTTAACGCTGTCAATGACTCCAGGCAATAAAGAAATGAgattactataatatataaaaaaaaaaaattgctttgtaCAAAAATTGCCGGGACATGCCTGCAACAAGAAAGCGGTTTCGATATGAATCATTATACATACCCTTGCATAGTCTTAAATCTCCATGAGGGCATATGCCAATTCAGTTTATTAACTCACTTTCT contains the following coding sequences:
- the LOC121312269 gene encoding inositol hexakisphosphate and diphosphoinositol-pentakisphosphate kinase 2-like, encoding MVLGGSSSAPNLQDYARTHRKKLTSSGFLDDATRGSAVKRFSISFARHPTNGFELYSMVPSICPLETLHNSLSLKQVDEFLSSVAVSSSEMFLETPTPSPASAVSYSGITNRKTSLNTFTPAKILPSPFSHSANKKAADRASVVSSGLSSTVLSAGPSSLIQLSSHGTPDNKLLLQKKSEENETPPGP